From Daucus carota subsp. sativus chromosome 6, DH1 v3.0, whole genome shotgun sequence:
ACTGTTACCACCTTAAACTCTGAGAGCAAACTGCATCAAGACTTGATACTAAccataattttctaattttaacacAGTTGGAAATTTGAAGACTAAAGCAAGGACCACCGTGACCCGGAAATAGAGGAAACACTAGCTTCATGTTTATCTTTCCTACAGAGCCTTTTTTAGATCACACAAGAAACAAAGATGGCCTCACCAAAACATTCTCGAGCTCGGATTGTTAGTACAAAGCCTATTGATTCAACGTGGATTCACCTCCCTGCACTTCTTCCCACGCCATTGTTCCCTCATTATATGTATACCTAAAGCAATAAGCATATAAGTCACCttgaacaaatataaatatacaaacaGTTGACTAccaatacataaaaaaatagataaagaTATTTATGCTAATAAAGGCATTTTTTCAGGCAATTTCTTTCAGAAATTCTGCAAGCACGATACAGAACACGGACAGAATAGGTGGCGCCCATTACCATTGTCCAGAAGCTGAACAGTACAATCCTGAAGATGGGTCATAGTAGTAACCTGTACTGCTGCTATAGTAGTACCTGAAAAAATAGACATCAAGATAATGAGCGGAAAACAATTTACTTGTGTGGAGGTAATATGATAAACAAAGAAGTGTAAAATGAGATACAGCAGTGCGAGCAGATCATCTGCTACATCTTACTTCAAAATGTAACACGAaagaatacaaatatttttcagcttcaatgtgtatattttttcatatgGAGAGGGAAGAGATCAATTGAGAGATAAATACCCAGAAGATTCATCATAAACATAATCACTTTGCAAGGAAGCACCTACAAGGAGAAGTAATTCCAAGACAATTAGACAATAAATTGCTAATATAATTTACATGGTATTTCTACAGTGGAATTAGGAGCATTTCAGGTTATTAAACTTACTTTCAGAAGGTTGATTGTTGCCATTACTATTAGAGCCAGAAACCAAATCACCCTCGCCAGAGGCAGGGTTAGCATTAGCCTTTTCATCATCTTCAGCAAACATATCAAGTTCATCATCAACCTGTTCCGAATTCACTGATGTACCTTCACCTCTTAATTGTGCTAACTTTTCGTATCCTTCTGTAAGAGAAAAGCACAACTTAGTGACTAAGCAACCCAATTTCAGGACTCTAATGCACATAGCAAAAGAGAAAACTGATAGCTACAACAGGTTACATAGATCCAGTTAGTTCTTAAAAAATATGCCTACGAACTAGAAAATTGAGATGCTTCCTCAATTTGGAAACTGATACCTCTTGCCTTCTTTGTGGAGTATCTTTCGACCAATACATAAAACAGAGACAAGATAGTAACTTGCCAGAATTCTTCAATTGAGAAATAAAAGATTATGTGACAGTTCACCAAAGCGTGTGTAGTGCAAAAAGGTTGTATGTAACTATGGAAAACACAAGAAAAGGTAAGATTAAATTATTCACTACTTCTAATTCTATTCGCTCAAACCAAATCCAGACAAAGAGCAAGAATTACAGGTCCGCGAGATGAGCACAGACGAACAAGTTTCACAATTCTAAAAGAATGAATACATTTTAATAGACTACTTCAAAAAAAGTATCTAGTAGAAGAATCACAAACCTGCCTCTCTTTGGAAAACCTCCTTATTTTCATCATACACATCTGCAAAGAAAATGGGGACAAAAAACAGAGTTGAGTTGAAGATCTCATATGCCATTCATATTAAAGTGCTGAAGACGAAATAAACAATCTTAACTGTAATCGCCATTTTCCATAAGCCTCATGGCATCTTCCGTTAACTGATCAAAAATTACTTTTGTTTCTGCAGACATCTTTTCCTTCTTGCTAGTGGAACTTCCTTTCAGTCTTCTCAGAGCTTGCAAAACCTTAAATGTGACAGAAAACCATAGTTAGTTAAGACCCAGCAAGAAGATGTGGTTAGTGAGAGAAAAGCTCTCGTTACCACATGGAATTTAATTACTGTGTACAGCTACAACACAGATATCGAGGTACAGTGACAGAGAGAGTAACACGAAAGGATTGAATCTCTGTCTCAACAAATCCTTGTCCTAGACATAAATGTGAAAGTTATATAGGAGCAAAACTACAAGATGTGATAGTTATAGGGGATATGCCCTGCACTAACATCACCAGTTAGTTGCCTGCTATACTGATGTGAAACAAGAaattaacatattaatttatatatattagtatatgtTATTATATAGGAATGAAATTGATTGTGATTAATTAGCTATAGTATGTGTATTATCGGGGACAAAATTGATTATAGtagtaaaataataaagaatttGTTTCCTTTAATTGATTATGGTAGGAGATATTTATAAGGATTTAATTGTCCTAGGAAATTTTTTGGCTCCCAAATAATTAATTgtctatataaatttttttagtcaTTCATTACTTAAGGGAGATGAATTACgaattgatatttttaaataaatcttatgATTTATCTGTGACACCACAGATATTCTGCGGAGATAGGTAATTTACATGTTTGGGTACAGAATGAGCAGTGTTTGCCCCTTCATGTGTTGTTGCAGTGTACTTTAGCAAAATGTGATGCAAGCTTAATAGACTATTCAGGAGACTCTACTCACTTTTAGTAGTATTTTAGCAAGCAAACGATCTGCACACTCAAATATGCACAAACTTGCTACAGTCCTATTATTGCAGTCTACTACTTGAAAGCATAATTCACCTAGGGGCTAGGAATAAAAACATCTACCAGGGATTAGGTCATTAGAAGAAACAGCCAGGTCGAGGCCAATTTAAAGATGAGTTCTGACACGAAGCATCTCACAAGTATATAGTATAATCCAAGTAAATCTATTCAACACTAACAATTGTTGGCAGGTTGCTTTGATAATATTATCCTAAACATCCAAAGTTTACACACTGGGAGCCGGGAGGAGACAACAGTTGGACACTCAAGACAATAACTAACAAGGCTGGACTACATAACAAATAAGATGCACAGGCAATGAAGTTactatttgaaaattgaaagcTTACAGTTTCACCAGGTAGAAGAACATCTGCCATCCGTCTCTTCATTGTTCCAATTTCTTTAGATGAAAGTTCAAAGCTCTCTTCCTCGTCAGCTGTTTCTATTCTTTTACCAGCCAATTTCGGATCAATATGAGTATCATCAACATTATCAAGCCATGCATCCtgcatgaaaaaaataaattgaaacgCAAGTTTATTATGTAGCATATGATCAACCCTTCCAGCAGTAGTCAATAGTTAGACTAGTACCTTGATCTGTTTCTCATTGACGTACTCAACATAATTTCCAGTCTCATCAAAAAAGCCTTCTTTGTTCTCTTTCTCAAGATTAAAAGGCTCTATGTTAACCCCATCATCAACAAAAGTGTCATTATCCTGCCAAAAGTACAACTCATCACTGCCAATCCTTTTCCCGGACCCAGtaacaaacaaaaagaaattatattcaacttaaGCAAAGATGTAGGCCCTGTAAAGTAAGCAGTCCAAGTCGTATATTACATACCGGTGAAGAAGATGCATCGCTCCATAACCACGATAGTTAGACATATATATCAGTTTCGTTAAAAAAATGCCATCACACCTATATCTTAAATAGCTAAAGACCTACAGAGTGCATAAATGGACAAGAAACTTAACTTTCCAGTAGGAATtgacttgataaaatataaaacaggCTACTAGCCTACTACAACTTTAATAATAGACGAGTTTGCCTGCCGAGTACATTTTACTTATACTATTATGGTGCAATATGTAGTCATACTTAATTAATCTTTTGTCACTTGTGAATCAAATAAACAATCAGtctcattaattttgaaactttgGTATTAGTAAATCCCATGACACTAACAAATACATTTGCATTTTGCAGTACTCATTGAGAAACAATGCTTCAAcgtttgattaaaattttatagaacAGAAATTTACAATATATCAGACCAGTGGCTATTAATTCAATCCTAGGTAAAGAAGCCTTGCTAACTTTATAGTGATCAAACAAGGATCCTCAATTTCATTTAATGACTTGAGGCTACCttcttatttaaatttaaaatctaaaatcaaGTTCTAGAAGGTAAAATTTAGAGGGACTAGTATGTACGGAAAACACTAGAAGTTATTACAGTTGTGCAACTAACCATAGAATTTGAAGAACAAACCTGGTAACGAACTTCAGCAACTGATATGTCATGCAACATATCGGTGTCCTCATCAGCAGGAATGTTCATTTTACGACGCAAAGCACGCTCTCTAGCAGCAATTTGAGCTTCTGTCTCGGGCTCGACATCCTTCTCCTCCTCAGCTGGTAGTTGAACAACTGGCACTTGATCCTCTGGCTTCACCTTCTTCCCTTTTGGAAATCTCACCCGTTTTTCCCTAAAATTAATCACCGCACCAACTATTAGTCAAGAACTTTAAAATCAGTTTAATAGACTTTCGACGCAGTTaggtaaaattcatataaacatgcataaagACTTCCAATAAATGTTACATGTACAAAACCAATTTAAAAACCGATCTTGTCTGTCTTATGCACCACATCTTCAATTTAACTTTATCCCAAAACAATAGCAATTATAATTGGATTCTATCTTGTAACCCACAATACTAGTATcgaatttatatatgtgtagtCGAgcattatacaatatattaatgCGGCACAAATACTCAACAGGTTCCCCCGGTAAATTATACTAAATTTTCATACCAACTAAAACCTAATTTCGACATAAGAAGCCCCAACAGTTAAACAAGGCTAATACACAAACAAATATGAGCATCAGCAAGTAATTAAACATAAAATCAACTGCTACAACTACAGTCCCAACATCAATTTGAAGAGAAAAGTTTATTTAATTTACAGCAATCGAAATTAGGGTTTGAGAATATTAAACGAATTAGCAGAACAAGTAGATACATACAAGTGATTGTGCGTGTAAATACAAGGGGGAAGAAGACATACTGTTGTTTGGGTTTGTCGAAAAGATCAAGATCGTCGGGGAGCTTGCGTTTTTTCGATGAATTTTCCGCCATTTTTACACCACCCTCTGAGCTGGGACTATTTTCCCCTGATATATCAATGGAAAATCGATGAATTCACCGTAAGTAAAACTTGGAGGTGAAAGGGGgtaaattatatacttattgATAATTAGTTTTCACTTTTCGCATTATCGTCCGTTAGAACAAATAAAAggaaaattaatcatatatatatatatatatatatatatatatataaaggaggatgcggggtCTCTaaaattgttcgattcagtgttctgattttcttaaattttggatagaaaatatagttataattcaaaaaatcacgttcaagaattctaaaagtaatacaactcttttcttatcgaattctaaagatgatacaattcttttcttatttacaaatcttaaaagCAATAGGATTACTAGcaattattgataaaataaaattcatatttaaaatttgtaatgtaagttaatacaatttttattttcaattagcTCATCGTCACCCTCTTGTATTGCTTGCAACAAAAAAATAAGCAAGGATGGCACTGTGttctatttattcaattaacaattattgaacaaatataatttaaaaatacaattcttattagcaaaagttataaaatttataattttattatattaatttttttcaaattatatatctaaaaaataaaaaccagcaTATTTCAGAATCTCAAATTGTCTAAACAAGTTTGCACTAAACTCATGTCGTTCCATAATGGTCAAGAAGATAGTATCTCTATCAAGAAAACATCTTTTAAGATCTTCACGGCCTCATTCAAATAGTATGCATGGACTTACAACCAATCTCGATAATAGTTGGATtcaatcttataatttttttaaattttgaatgaaaaataaaattataattcaaaaaatcaaattcacgGATCTTAAGGGTAATACAAatctttttttattggattgtaaaaaagtaaaattcttttcttataattttcttaaatttcggattgaaaatataattataatttaaaaaatcaggttcaaggattccaaaagttaatacaattctttactTTTtggattataaaattaatacaattcttttcttatatgGGAATCCTCAaaggaataggattatatttatttaaactaacaatcctagataaaatacaatttatatttaagatttgtccgatgcgtacaatttttattttcgatttactcttataattttcttaaatttcgagtagaagataaaggattgtaaagataataaccattaaaaaataatagcaaaaaaatttagaaccataaaagaataatattttttaactaaaaaataggaattataaaataaaaataattaataaaataaaataggatatataaaataggaatcatatattgattttatgataatgtaaataatttttcattagtattgtgtttgtcGGCCACGGGAGGCGGCCTAAACTGATTTTTATCTAGATAATAATAacttttctattagtattatgtatCATGGTAAaatggctaaaataattttttttctatgttgtaatatattttcttattaaaacgggactacggttcaaaataattttcatccaatcataatctttaattttatcataattagaataatttttatatttatttaaactaacaatcatagataaaatacaacttatatttaaaatttgcaaggtaatacatacaatttttattttcgatttagtcttataattttcttaaatttcgaatattATATAAAGGATTGtgaagataataatcattagaaaaaactaatagcaaaaaaattagaaccataaaagaataattatttttaactaataaataggaatcacaaaataaaaataattaataaaataaaatatgatatataaaataggaatcatatattgattttatgataatgtaaatgattcttgattagtattgtgtttgacgggcacgggaggcggcccaaactaatttttatctaaataataataatttttctattagtattatgtttgacgggaaagtggctaaaataatttttttatcaatgttataatatattatttgttaaaacaggaccacagttcaaaataatttttatccaattataatctttaattttatcataattagaacaatttttattagtattgtgtttgacaagagagcggctcaaactaattttgatctaaattatactgtaatatttaattttatcataaaaataaaaattatggattattagtattgtgtttgacaggatgaccacttaaaaaaaattatactaattataatatttttttattagtgatatgtttaaccggaaaatgactcaaaataatttttatactatcataatattaattcttatcaaaatttatacaaaatttataacgccgccgcgaagcgcggctttattcactattttAGAGTAAAAGATAATACGTGTACCTGTAGTTTCACTCATATTCGATTTGTGTATATGGAGTTCTATAATAGCAAGATGTGTACATGGACTTTGGATTTGTGTGCGGAACGTGTATTTCTTTTTACTGGACGTTTGTTCCGTTAGTTCCGTTTGCACCGTTTACAGATCTTCTCAAACACTTAGCTGTTGTATATGTAATTTAGCAACCAATGgctattttaaaatgaaaattcagtaaatgttttaaaaatcaaagtaaGTATTAATTTACATCAgtattatttattgaaaaataaaaatttatatcaatatttataCTAACAAATAgatatttatctttaaatatatcatcaaatcatcaaaaattcATTAATTACTTTATCTCTCTTAAGAAATTTAGAGAAATTATTACTGgagaatttgattattaatataagattcacataaatataataaaagatgaaataaaatttaaagatttgtttataattatatttgaatctTCATTAATGTATTTGAGTTTTCTGTgtgaataaaataaagtttaaaattagagAACACCATAAATAGAAGATTTATCTTTTATTctgaattgaaaacaattttttttaattttcaatattttttgtcCTACGAATTAGAAATTCAATATACAatagatttttataattaaaataattttaaattttctttcaaaagaaataaaatagtttatattttttaataggaaaaattaattttaataaaatattcatacagTGCCAAGCCAATTCAAAGCCTTGTTTGGGAATTAGAGGTTAGCGGTTAGctggattgaattagatgttttgactaactgatcgaaatagatgttttgactagcggattaaaTTAGCGGTTTTCTGTAacattgtttggtaaatagctgttttattagttttttactccctccgtttcaaaatacatgtcaactttaaaaaaaaagttcgtTTCAAAATGCTTtttcacttcaactttcaatgtaaatttatatttccaaaatcaactctccttcacatatttcaaatttatatttccaagatcaaccatataccacatattaggttcaattaatgactaATTACAcctcttttttttcaaaatccacttttcttaaactatgtgattttttgaaagtggacatgtaatttgaaacggagggagtatgacaTATATCAAAACCTCTAACTCAAAAAACTCCTTAAGTAGTTTTTTGaaattaactttttaaattCAAACCAATACTATTATTAGCGGATTGTAACGGTCAAACCTCTATCTCACCCCAAACCTATAATTTTTCCCTTCCAAACACTGCCAAAGTCCAATTAGAGGACAATAGCAGCACAGTTACGTGTAATAATAACCGAGGGTGTCATTAAAAGAGTTAAAATATCAGTGGCTATGCAACACTTAAATTTGAGAAGATATGCAAACGGAGCAAACGTCAAATACACGTTCCACACACAAATCTAAAGTCTAGATACACATCTTGCTATTATGAAACTCCATGTACACAAATTGCATATGAGTGAAACCACAGGTACACATATTGTCTTTTACTCTTAATTCTAAAGTCTCTAAACTacacttttttttctaggtccctgaactataaatgtcaattcataagtaattcaactcttgTTTTTTTCCTACCTGGGTCCTTCCGTTAGATCTGTTTTGACGCTGTtagtttttccggcgaacttggtCGGAAAAGCTCAAATCCGGTGAGCTCGAATTTTCCGACGAAGctaatttgaacattaaaaatcacgaaaattatatgaacatgctcataatcacacgatctatcaatctacatcattataattcgaataaaaactattaaaatgaaaactaatattcaactcaaaattcggaaattaccaaactaaattttgatggtataGATGGATAGGGGATTGAAAAACGAGCAATTTGATTACTCAAGTTTCAAATTTGGATACCGGAATCACCTTCAAAGTTATCTTTGATTCTCATGAACTTAGGAAGAACTAACGACGTCAAACCAGATCTAACGGAAGGATCCAGATaggaaaaaatcaagagttgaattacttatgaattgacatttatagttaagagacctagaaaaaaaagtgtctatagttcagggactttagaattaattttcccaaCAAATAAAGCACAGTTagatttaacaaaattatattttattctacttccatatttatgatttcttttcttaatctaaaataatatctaccTTTCATatggttataattttttttaattcaaaataaatattttttattagttttaattatagaagcatataaatcacatcgtcacaaaattatatttatctaatatatttttttaaataacatactaaataaaaataatattatacgcaatattaaaattaataagccgaatttatgtgaggaacgaacacaaaatcattttcttaatccaaaacaaattttaccTTTTACTtgcttgcatgtttatgattttttttcttaattcaaaacaaattatgtttaccAATTTTAATATTggaatcatattaatttttagaaaaataaatcagGTGCCATGAGTTTAAAATCACACCTACGATGTCATCACAATTTACAACCGGAGATGATCTTTCCTTAGTTCCTTGtatcacatatatataccaCACGACGCAAGATTTGAATATCTATAGATGTCTAAGTTTATATGTGAAACATAAGAGAAACCCATAAAAATTTATTCGACTGTCTTTGACAGATGCACGTGAAGTTTTTCAGATAGTAAGGTGCGAGAAGCTTATCGTTTGTAAATTGCTTGATCATCTCCATcttcttttatttaatattttgatatctcTGTGTGTtgataaaataaacaaaatcattCGGATACGCTATCACatgaaaaactaaaaaaattagatgAATACTTCTGAAAGATGCCATGTCATCCTCCTAAGAacctcttttatatatatacatataaatatacatatagatATAGATTATTATCAGGTCAaatctcttctttttctttattagaTTTTGCAAGTccatttatcatttttattctCGACTGATTGATTAATGAAATCTTAAGCTGATTACTTTTCTTATCATTTTTTCACCCAGATCAATTAGTTAGTGGTGTCAAGATTTCGACTAGATCAATTAGTTGCAGTGGTTTTACGACTTTAAGTTGATGAACATTTATATAGTGGTGGTTTTAATCTCAAATACgacaataaattaattcaaCTCAGTTAATTTGTTAGTTAGTCATGACTCGACAGAGTCATCTCGAGTGAAATATCACACATGAATTAGAGGATTCGGTTAATTTGTTAGCTGATCACAACGAGTCAGTCTCAATTTATAATTAATGAGATATCACACGTGAATCGGTGGACACGAGAGTTTTATATAGCCCATGGATTTTCCTATAATTTGACGTTTGACGAAAAAAATAATTCACTTTTTTCCCTTGTTGGTAGAGGCCTCTTAACTTAATTAGTAATCaagaatatagataaaaaagagttatccgactttttttttttttttttttttacaatttagaTCTTATGTCAACAAAGAAACCCCATTCATATTCGTTTTACTTGGATTCTAATAAACGAATTACTTGTTTGCTACAATTAAAAAGGAGCTTAATGCTctattgaatttttattcaaatgaaAGAAAGTGTGGAGCTGAAATAACTCACTCAGAACGCTTTTTAAAAGATTACGTGGTACGATTAGA
This genomic window contains:
- the LOC108224648 gene encoding uncharacterized protein LOC108224648 isoform X1, which translates into the protein MAENSSKKRKLPDDLDLFDKPKQQEKRVRFPKGKKVKPEDQVPVVQLPAEEEKDVEPETEAQIAARERALRRKMNIPADEDTDMLHDISVAEVRYQDNDTFVDDGVNIEPFNLEKENKEGFFDETGNYVEYVNEKQIKDAWLDNVDDTHIDPKLAGKRIETADEEESFELSSKEIGTMKRRMADVLLPGETVLQALRRLKGSSTSKKEKMSAETKVIFDQLTEDAMRLMENGDYNVYDENKEVFQREAEGYEKLAQLRGEGTSVNSEQVDDELDMFAEDDEKANANPASGEGDLVSGSNSNGNNQPSESASLQSDYVYDESSGYYYSSSTGYYYDPSSGLYCSASGQWYTYNEGTMAWEEVQGGESTLNQ
- the LOC108224648 gene encoding uncharacterized protein LOC108224648 isoform X2, which encodes MAENSSKKRKLPDDLDLFDKPKQQEKRVRFPKGKKVKPEDQVPVVQLPAEEEKDVEPETEAQIAARERALRRKMNIPADEDTDMLHDISVAEVRYQDNDTFVDDGVNIEPFNLEKENKEGFFDETGNYVEYVNEKQIKDAWLDNVDDTHIDPKLAGKRIETADEEESFELSSKEIGTMKRRMADVLLPGETVLQALRRLKGSSTSKKEKMSAETKVIFDQLTEDAMRLMENGDYNVYDENKEVFQREAEGYEKLAQLRGEGTSVNSEQVDDELDMFAEDDEKANANPASGEGDLVSGSNSNGNNQPSESTTIAAVQVTTMTHLQDCTVQLLDNGIHIMREQWRGKKCREVNPR